A single region of the candidate division KSB1 bacterium genome encodes:
- a CDS encoding response regulator, with amino-acid sequence MNNEQQTKILIVEDENIVAKDIQNTLKSLGYVVAGIAASGEDAIQKAGETRPDLVLMDIMLRGYQDGVEAAQKIQAQYNLPVIYLTAYTDDKTLQRAKITEPYGYILKPFEERELHIAIEMAIHKHRMAKKLQEREQLLSKILRTINDAVIVLDPKGEVIFMNAAAENLTGWTQKDAAGKAVAEIFQIVDGDGQTAATNESLTPAGGERQSWLLAKDGRKIPIDDEAAALRDEAGNLTGAVLVFRDITARRQAQANEERFRQMAENIREVFWMLDAKQSTLLYVSPAYEEIWGRSCESLYQQPQSFFEAIHPDDRERVMAAHARQLAGEQTHEEYRLCRADGKERWIWDRRFPIKDKNGEVYRIAGIAEDITERKRAEEALRHSEEQLRKSQRLEAIGRLAGGLAHDFNNMLTAIIGTSELAMLELHRDHPVRRDLKEIKQTADRAAHLTRQLLAFARQQIIAPGILNVNDLLLNLDKMLRRLIGEDIELVIAPSSDIGLVKAEAGQIEQVIVNLAVNARDAMPQGGKLILQTENTTIEQKTSSQPVELPPGEYVVLTVCDNGLGMTEEAKSHLFEPFFTTKEVGKGIGLGLATCYGIIKQNGGHIEVKSAVGEGSTFRIYLPRIDKMAGAMLEQEGPGALLQGSRPSGNETVLLVEDEPTVREVATRMLREQGYNVLVAANGDEALNLVRSRPSEPIHLLVTDVVMPRLSGRAVADQLRATRPEMKVLFISGYSDDTLTRHGASSRDTNLNFLQKPFSPSLLAYKIREVLDKK; translated from the coding sequence ATGAACAATGAGCAACAAACCAAAATTCTGATCGTCGAGGACGAAAACATCGTCGCCAAAGACATTCAAAATACTTTGAAAAGTCTCGGCTACGTGGTGGCGGGCATCGCGGCTTCCGGAGAAGATGCCATTCAAAAAGCCGGCGAGACCCGGCCGGATTTGGTGTTGATGGACATCATGCTGCGGGGTTATCAGGATGGCGTGGAAGCGGCGCAAAAAATCCAGGCGCAGTACAACCTTCCCGTCATCTATCTCACGGCTTACACCGATGACAAGACGCTGCAGCGCGCCAAGATTACCGAACCGTATGGTTATATTCTCAAACCGTTCGAGGAAAGAGAGCTGCACATCGCCATCGAAATGGCAATTCACAAGCATCGCATGGCGAAAAAATTGCAAGAACGGGAACAGTTGTTGAGCAAAATTCTCCGAACCATCAATGATGCGGTGATCGTGCTCGATCCCAAGGGCGAGGTGATTTTCATGAATGCCGCGGCGGAAAATTTGACCGGCTGGACACAGAAGGATGCGGCCGGCAAGGCGGTGGCAGAAATTTTTCAAATCGTTGACGGCGATGGTCAAACCGCCGCGACAAACGAATCCCTCACACCCGCCGGCGGCGAACGGCAATCCTGGCTCTTGGCGAAAGACGGCCGGAAAATTCCGATTGACGACGAGGCCGCTGCGCTGCGCGATGAAGCGGGTAACCTCACCGGCGCGGTTTTGGTTTTTCGCGATATTACCGCGCGCCGGCAGGCACAGGCCAATGAAGAGCGCTTCCGGCAAATGGCGGAAAACATCCGCGAAGTTTTCTGGATGCTGGATGCGAAACAATCCACTCTGCTTTACGTGAGCCCGGCCTACGAAGAAATCTGGGGAAGAAGCTGCGAAAGCTTATACCAGCAGCCGCAATCATTTTTTGAGGCCATCCACCCCGACGATCGCGAGCGAGTGATGGCGGCGCACGCCAGGCAGCTCGCCGGCGAGCAGACGCACGAAGAATACCGCCTGTGCCGAGCCGATGGCAAAGAGCGTTGGATTTGGGATCGTCGTTTTCCGATCAAGGACAAGAACGGCGAGGTTTATCGGATTGCCGGCATTGCCGAAGACATCACGGAACGCAAACGCGCGGAGGAGGCTCTGCGGCACAGTGAAGAACAACTGCGCAAATCGCAGCGCCTGGAAGCCATCGGCAGGCTTGCCGGCGGTTTGGCGCACGACTTCAACAACATGCTCACCGCGATTATCGGCACCTCGGAGCTGGCGATGCTGGAATTGCATCGCGATCATCCAGTGCGCCGCGATTTGAAAGAAATCAAGCAGACGGCGGACCGCGCCGCCCATCTCACGCGCCAACTGCTGGCTTTTGCGCGCCAACAAATCATTGCGCCGGGCATTCTTAATGTGAACGACTTGCTGCTGAATCTCGACAAAATGCTGCGCCGCCTCATCGGCGAGGACATCGAGCTGGTGATTGCGCCCTCATCGGATATCGGGTTGGTCAAAGCTGAAGCCGGACAAATCGAGCAGGTGATTGTGAATCTTGCGGTCAACGCCCGTGACGCCATGCCCCAAGGCGGGAAGCTGATTTTGCAAACAGAAAATACGACGATCGAGCAAAAAACTTCCTCCCAACCGGTGGAATTGCCGCCCGGCGAATATGTCGTGCTCACGGTGTGTGACAACGGTTTGGGGATGACGGAGGAGGCCAAAAGCCATTTATTCGAGCCGTTTTTCACCACCAAGGAAGTGGGCAAAGGCATCGGCCTCGGTTTGGCGACTTGTTACGGTATCATCAAACAAAATGGCGGGCATATCGAGGTCAAAAGCGCGGTTGGCGAGGGCAGCACGTTTCGGATTTATTTGCCGCGCATTGACAAGATGGCCGGCGCGATGCTGGAACAAGAGGGCCCCGGCGCGCTGCTGCAGGGCAGCCGCCCATCAGGAAACGAAACGGTGCTGCTGGTGGAAGATGAGCCAACGGTGCGCGAAGTCGCGACTCGCATGTTACGCGAGCAAGGTTATAACGTTCTGGTTGCTGCCAATGGCGACGAGGCGCTGAATTTGGTTCGCTCCCGGCCAAGTGAACCCATCCATCTTCTGGTCACCGATGTGGTGATGCCGCGGTTGAGCGGTCGGGCCGTCGCCGATCAACTTCGCGCCACTCGCCCCGAAATGAAAGTGCTATTTATTTCAGGTTATTCCGACGACACGCTCACCCGACACGGCGCCTCCTCGCGGGATACCAATTTGAACTTTTTACAAAAGCCGTTTTCGCCCTCGTTGCTGGCGTATAAAATCCGCGAAGTATTGGATAAAAAGTAA
- a CDS encoding alpha/beta hydrolase-fold protein produces MLPAQQTLSKNSFRFSISFPKEKSPTPLDGRVLLMLSADSTQEPRFQISDDADTQLLFGVNVDGLKPGEAAMIDGSVLGYPIKSLAGIEPGWYWVQALLHRYETFYRKDGHVVKLPMDRGEGQQWNRAPGNLYSAPKKMWIDPRKNAIVKITLDQEIPPIEPPKDTKYIKHVKMQSKLLTEFWGRPMYLGACVLLPEGFDTHPQARYPLAIFHGHFPHTFGGFRETPPDPNLKPDYSKRFNIHGYNKIVQEYAYQFYKDWTGPNFPRMVIIEIQHANPYYDDSYAVNSANLGPYGDAITYELIPFVEKQFRCIGEGWARFLYGGSTGGWEALAAQIFYPDEYNGCWAACPDPIDFRAYTIVNIYAHENAYYVDSKFKKTPRPGKRNYLGELSATLEEMNHRELVLGTHSRSGDQWDIWQAVYSPVGADGYPKPIWDKLTGKIDRSVAEYWRENYDLGYILKRDWPKIGKKLQGKIHIYCGDMDNYYLNNAVYLVEDILKSTKDPHYDGEVDYGDRAEHCWNGDHERPNAISRLRYHQMHAPKILKRIRKSAPAGADTTSWRY; encoded by the coding sequence ATGTTGCCTGCACAACAGACGCTATCAAAAAACTCTTTTCGCTTTAGTATTTCCTTCCCCAAGGAAAAAAGCCCAACCCCGCTCGACGGCCGCGTGCTGTTGATGCTCTCCGCCGACAGCACGCAGGAGCCGCGCTTTCAGATCAGTGATGATGCGGATACGCAGTTGCTTTTCGGCGTCAATGTCGATGGCCTGAAACCCGGCGAAGCCGCCATGATCGACGGCTCGGTTTTGGGATATCCGATTAAAAGCCTTGCCGGCATCGAGCCGGGTTGGTATTGGGTGCAGGCACTGCTGCATCGTTATGAAACGTTTTATCGCAAAGACGGGCACGTGGTGAAATTGCCGATGGATCGCGGCGAAGGCCAGCAATGGAATCGCGCGCCGGGAAATCTTTACAGCGCGCCGAAAAAAATGTGGATCGATCCGCGCAAAAACGCCATCGTTAAAATTACGCTCGACCAGGAAATTCCGCCGATTGAGCCGCCGAAGGATACCAAATACATCAAGCATGTCAAGATGCAGAGCAAGCTGTTGACGGAATTTTGGGGACGGCCGATGTATCTGGGCGCCTGCGTGCTGCTGCCGGAGGGTTTTGACACCCATCCGCAAGCGCGCTATCCGCTGGCGATTTTTCACGGCCATTTCCCGCACACCTTTGGCGGCTTTCGCGAGACGCCGCCGGATCCGAATCTCAAACCGGATTACAGCAAACGCTTCAATATTCACGGCTATAACAAGATTGTGCAGGAGTACGCGTATCAATTTTACAAGGATTGGACCGGCCCCAATTTCCCACGCATGGTGATTATCGAGATCCAACACGCCAATCCGTATTATGACGACTCCTATGCGGTCAATTCGGCCAACCTCGGCCCGTACGGCGATGCGATTACCTACGAGCTGATTCCGTTTGTCGAAAAGCAATTTCGTTGCATCGGCGAGGGTTGGGCGCGCTTTCTCTACGGCGGCTCGACCGGCGGATGGGAGGCGCTCGCGGCGCAGATTTTTTATCCCGACGAGTACAACGGCTGCTGGGCGGCGTGTCCCGATCCGATTGATTTTCGCGCGTATACCATCGTCAATATCTACGCGCACGAGAATGCGTATTACGTCGACAGCAAATTCAAAAAAACGCCGCGGCCGGGGAAACGCAATTATCTCGGCGAGCTGAGCGCCACGCTGGAAGAAATGAATCATCGCGAGCTGGTTCTCGGCACGCATTCGCGCTCCGGCGATCAGTGGGACATCTGGCAGGCTGTGTATTCGCCGGTTGGCGCTGATGGCTATCCCAAACCGATTTGGGATAAATTGACCGGCAAGATCGATCGCTCGGTGGCTGAATATTGGCGTGAAAATTATGATCTCGGTTACATTCTCAAGCGCGACTGGCCGAAGATCGGAAAAAAGCTGCAAGGCAAGATTCACATTTATTGCGGCGACATGGACAACTATTATCTCAACAACGCCGTTTATCTCGTCGAAGACATTTTGAAGAGCACGAAAGATCCGCATTACGACGGCGAGGTGGATTACGGCGACCGCGCCGAGCATTGCTGGAACGGCGATCACGAGCGCCCCAATGCGATTTCGCGTTTGCGTTATCACCAAATGCACGCGCCGAAAATTTTAAAACGCATTCGCAAAAGCGCGCCGGCGGGCGCGGATACCACGAGCTGGAGGTATTAA
- a CDS encoding ATP-binding protein yields the protein MESRTVIFPSENHHEPVEDIPPISAAEWRQTFNTLVGDSLLPVSTGLGVLFTIFAISHVRLLPGGIALPMSLVAAATALIFLITRILLGHARLSRKSAWAHPLGAMMAGLVLVNSLLHLYLTAEPIQTTNLVLLVIGVGFLFLSLSWLGLILIATFGGWAAIAWMAPPSPGWNHFGFALLSASFLAVLINLARRRTLKRLEGFRRRDEHRKIELENALAATEEARRMAEASKHHLMKSEASLRLLTSRMPAVLWTTDTELRFTSTLGMGLAELELNADQVAGMTLFEYFQTQARDFPPIAAHERALKGESVIYQSEWKGRLFDCKVEPLHDAEKRLIGVIGIALDITESKRAEEQIKFSLKEKELLLKEIHNRVKNNLQVISSLLNLQAGYIQDEQARARFKESRDRLKAMVLIHEKLYQSEDLTAIDFGGYIRNLAVHLFRSHQVDARVISLHLDVEPLYLDIDRATSCGLIINELVSNAIKYAFPNGKRGEICIGVHKEAQQQIVLSVSDNGAGLAKDLDFRQAQSLGFQLINTLTEQLGGTITLDREGGTRFTLAFHH from the coding sequence ATGGAGTCGAGAACAGTGATCTTTCCTTCTGAAAATCATCATGAGCCAGTCGAGGACATTCCGCCAATATCCGCGGCGGAATGGCGCCAAACTTTCAACACGCTTGTTGGCGACAGTCTGCTGCCGGTTTCCACCGGCCTCGGCGTGCTCTTTACGATTTTTGCCATCAGCCATGTGCGGCTTTTGCCGGGGGGCATCGCCCTGCCAATGAGCCTGGTGGCGGCAGCAACTGCGCTGATTTTTCTCATCACGCGCATTTTGCTTGGCCATGCGCGGTTGAGCCGAAAATCGGCTTGGGCGCACCCGCTTGGCGCCATGATGGCAGGCCTGGTTTTGGTGAATAGCCTTCTTCATCTTTATCTCACTGCTGAACCGATACAGACAACCAATCTCGTCCTGCTGGTGATTGGTGTAGGATTTCTTTTTCTATCGCTAAGCTGGCTGGGGTTAATTTTGATTGCAACGTTCGGCGGTTGGGCCGCCATTGCCTGGATGGCCCCTCCGTCGCCGGGATGGAACCACTTCGGCTTTGCGCTTCTCTCTGCCAGCTTCTTGGCGGTCTTAATCAATCTTGCCAGAAGGCGAACGTTGAAACGCCTGGAAGGGTTTCGCCGGCGTGATGAACACCGTAAGATTGAACTTGAAAACGCGCTGGCCGCGACTGAGGAGGCGCGACGAATGGCCGAAGCTTCCAAACATCATCTCATGAAAAGTGAAGCGAGCCTGCGCCTGTTAACCAGCCGGATGCCGGCGGTTTTGTGGACGACAGACACCGAGCTTCGTTTCACTTCCACTCTCGGCATGGGGCTGGCGGAGCTGGAACTCAACGCCGACCAAGTTGCCGGCATGACGTTGTTTGAATATTTTCAAACCCAAGCGCGGGATTTTCCCCCCATCGCCGCCCATGAACGCGCGCTGAAAGGCGAGTCCGTCATTTATCAGAGTGAATGGAAAGGACGATTGTTTGACTGCAAGGTTGAGCCGCTGCACGACGCCGAAAAGAGGCTAATCGGCGTCATCGGCATCGCGCTGGATATTACCGAAAGCAAGCGCGCCGAAGAACAGATCAAATTTTCTTTGAAAGAAAAAGAACTGCTGCTCAAAGAAATCCATAATCGCGTCAAAAACAATTTGCAAGTCATTTCCAGCCTGCTGAACCTGCAGGCCGGTTATATTCAGGATGAACAGGCGCGCGCGCGTTTCAAGGAAAGCCGTGACCGTTTGAAGGCCATGGTCTTGATTCACGAAAAGCTCTATCAATCGGAGGATTTGACCGCCATTGATTTTGGCGGATATATCCGCAATCTTGCCGTGCATTTGTTTCGCTCGCACCAGGTCGATGCCCGTGTCATCAGTCTGCATCTGGATGTTGAGCCGCTTTATCTCGACATCGATCGCGCCACCTCGTGCGGCTTGATTATCAACGAGCTGGTTTCAAATGCCATCAAATACGCGTTTCCGAATGGCAAGCGCGGTGAGATTTGCATCGGCGTTCATAAAGAGGCGCAGCAACAAATCGTTCTGAGTGTCAGCGATAACGGCGCCGGCTTGGCTAAAGACCTGGACTTTCGGCAGGCTCAATCTCTGGGTTTTCAATTGATCAATACGTTGACCGAACAGCTTGGTGGGACGATCACGCTTGATCGCGAAGGCGGGACGAGATTTACACTGGCGTTTCATCATTAG
- a CDS encoding trypsin-like peptidase domain-containing protein encodes MKTRHLFVGILIGIAAGLILTSTLSNFVDAPQSNPGKEAPVRRLAPTNAVAEDTALLPDERNTISVFQEVAPSVVFITSKVIRQGFFFTDTYEVPAGSGSGFVWDNQGHIVTNYHVVEAANTLTVTLSDHSSYEAEKIGEEPSKDIAVLRIKAPGSKLKPVRIGSSTSLQVGQKVVAIGNPFGLDQTLTTGVVSALGREIKASNGRTIQDVIQTDAAINPGNSGGPLLDSRGQLIGINTAIISPSGSSAGIGFAVPVNTVNRIVPELIKYGRISRPGLGIQVVSDAIARRAGITGVIIGEVQRGSAAAKAGLRGLQRNRFGEAYVGDVIIGINDKPVRNFGELGDALEQYKVGDVVTVKILRDGEQRSVRVQLQEI; translated from the coding sequence ATGAAAACGCGTCATTTATTCGTTGGCATTTTGATCGGCATTGCCGCCGGTTTGATTTTAACCAGCACGCTGAGCAATTTTGTGGATGCGCCGCAATCCAACCCCGGCAAAGAGGCGCCGGTTCGGAGATTGGCGCCGACGAATGCCGTGGCGGAAGATACTGCACTGTTGCCGGATGAGCGCAACACCATCAGCGTATTTCAAGAAGTTGCGCCTTCGGTCGTTTTCATCACGAGCAAAGTCATTCGCCAGGGTTTTTTCTTTACCGACACCTACGAAGTTCCAGCCGGCTCGGGCAGCGGTTTTGTTTGGGATAATCAAGGCCACATCGTCACGAATTATCACGTCGTGGAGGCGGCCAATACGTTGACAGTCACCTTGAGCGATCATTCATCGTATGAAGCGGAAAAAATTGGCGAGGAGCCGAGCAAAGACATTGCGGTTTTGCGCATCAAAGCGCCGGGCAGCAAATTAAAACCGGTGCGGATTGGCTCGTCGACGAGTTTGCAAGTCGGCCAAAAAGTGGTGGCGATCGGCAATCCCTTCGGGCTCGATCAAACGCTGACCACCGGCGTGGTCAGCGCGCTGGGCCGTGAGATCAAAGCCAGCAACGGGCGCACGATTCAAGACGTGATTCAGACCGACGCGGCGATCAACCCGGGCAATTCCGGCGGCCCGCTGCTGGATTCGCGGGGCCAGTTGATCGGCATCAATACCGCAATTATCAGCCCCAGCGGCAGCAGCGCCGGAATCGGTTTTGCCGTGCCGGTGAATACGGTCAATCGCATCGTGCCAGAATTGATTAAATATGGCCGCATCAGCCGGCCTGGTCTCGGCATTCAAGTGGTCAGCGATGCGATTGCGCGGCGCGCCGGCATCACAGGTGTGATCATCGGCGAGGTGCAGCGCGGCAGCGCCGCAGCCAAAGCCGGCCTTCGCGGCCTCCAGCGCAATCGTTTTGGTGAAGCCTATGTGGGGGACGTCATCATCGGGATCAATGACAAGCCGGTGAGAAATTTCGGCGAGCTTGGCGATGCGCTGGAGCAATACAAAGTCGGCGACGTGGTGACGGTGAAAATTCTGCGCGATGGCGAGCAGAGAAGCGTTCGTGTGCAGTTGCAGGAGATTTAA
- a CDS encoding NnrS family protein, whose amino-acid sequence MSSSAQAKFHLGFIWSALGIALFGGFAIGAHLAAVIGLNFSLGKGFYSFIQIHGHLQLVGWAGLFIIGISLHFIPRLAGVPIALPQWIARIQFLMATGLICRAIFHSILPYVTAPAVFQILALAVAISGWLELAGIASYIFLVLRSLRAVRQTGTERPALQAVKPYFAMMFSGWLIYAGLNAILLVDMAATGAVTVNQPWDDFAINLFIGLVLLPVAFAFSVRMFPLYLRLPAPDWPVRQIGLAYLIFFLLQIIPTVPAVLRAVPETAFLVSAAGQCAKSAIIVCFIWKLDVLLRRRAPWTVNRLFEPGPERPPTRDGLPDYGEFGRFERLLYAAYLWLLVGAGLEFLTGLAVLSKWDLEISTDAIRHVYLLGFITLLIFGMAVRMIPGFIQKKLASAKLVDFTFWLGNLAVIGRVLPLLLPAALFGKISSAIFLSQALFALSGMSGLAAIYCLALNLRLTAKADLTNSN is encoded by the coding sequence GTGAGTTCTTCGGCGCAAGCTAAATTTCACCTCGGTTTCATCTGGTCCGCCCTTGGTATCGCGCTTTTTGGGGGTTTTGCCATCGGCGCGCATCTCGCGGCTGTCATTGGTTTGAATTTTTCATTGGGCAAAGGCTTTTACAGTTTTATTCAGATTCACGGCCATTTGCAGCTCGTCGGCTGGGCCGGATTGTTTATCATCGGCATCAGCCTGCATTTCATTCCGCGGTTGGCCGGCGTCCCCATCGCGCTGCCGCAGTGGATTGCCCGCATACAATTTTTGATGGCAACCGGCCTGATTTGCCGCGCGATTTTTCACAGCATTCTGCCGTATGTGACAGCGCCGGCCGTTTTTCAAATTCTTGCGCTCGCCGTCGCGATTTCAGGCTGGCTCGAGTTGGCGGGGATAGCAAGTTACATTTTTCTCGTGCTGCGCTCTCTGCGCGCGGTTCGCCAAACCGGCACTGAACGCCCGGCCTTGCAAGCGGTGAAACCGTATTTTGCCATGATGTTTTCGGGCTGGTTGATTTACGCCGGCTTAAATGCCATTCTACTTGTTGATATGGCAGCAACCGGCGCGGTGACGGTTAACCAGCCGTGGGATGATTTTGCGATCAATCTTTTCATTGGTCTGGTGTTGCTGCCGGTGGCGTTCGCGTTTTCGGTTCGCATGTTCCCGCTTTATTTGCGGCTGCCGGCGCCGGATTGGCCGGTGCGCCAAATTGGTTTGGCTTATTTGATTTTCTTTTTATTGCAAATCATTCCAACCGTGCCGGCGGTTTTGCGCGCAGTGCCCGAAACCGCGTTTCTTGTTTCAGCCGCCGGCCAGTGCGCAAAAAGTGCGATCATTGTTTGTTTTATTTGGAAGCTCGATGTTTTGCTGCGCCGCCGCGCGCCGTGGACGGTGAATCGTCTCTTTGAACCCGGCCCGGAGCGTCCGCCGACTCGCGACGGCTTGCCGGATTATGGCGAATTTGGCCGATTCGAGCGGCTGCTATACGCCGCGTATCTTTGGCTTCTCGTTGGCGCTGGCTTGGAATTTCTGACGGGATTGGCGGTGTTATCGAAGTGGGATTTGGAAATCAGCACCGATGCAATTCGGCATGTTTATCTGCTCGGTTTCATCACGTTGTTGATTTTCGGCATGGCGGTGCGCATGATTCCCGGGTTCATTCAGAAAAAATTGGCTTCCGCCAAGCTGGTGGACTTTACTTTTTGGCTGGGCAATCTGGCGGTGATTGGCCGCGTTTTGCCGCTTCTTCTCCCGGCTGCGTTATTCGGAAAAATATCTTCTGCGATTTTCCTGTCGCAAGCGCTGTTCGCGCTGTCCGGCATGTCGGGTTTGGCTGCCATTTATTGTTTGGCGTTGAATCTGCGCCTAACAGCGAAAGCAGACTTGACCAACTCGAATTAG
- a CDS encoding type II toxin-antitoxin system HicB family antitoxin translates to MNLKDYPFEVRPLPEEEGGGYLITFPDLPGCIADGETPQAAIKNGLDAAKSWLVTAREFNDPIPKPGESSSGKFVTRVPKSLHARLIARAKQEGVSMNALVTTYLAEALGKREARRRVGTRSARAKMKPVKQ, encoded by the coding sequence ATGAATCTGAAAGATTATCCATTTGAGGTTAGACCATTGCCGGAAGAAGAAGGCGGCGGTTATTTGATTACTTTTCCCGATTTGCCCGGCTGCATAGCGGATGGAGAAACGCCGCAAGCAGCAATAAAAAATGGGCTTGATGCTGCCAAATCATGGTTGGTCACAGCGCGAGAATTCAACGATCCCATTCCCAAGCCGGGTGAATCAAGCAGCGGCAAGTTTGTGACGCGCGTGCCCAAAAGTCTGCACGCCCGGCTCATCGCCCGCGCCAAACAGGAAGGCGTCAGCATGAACGCGCTCGTGACGACATATCTTGCAGAGGCATTGGGTAAACGTGAGGCGAGGCGGAGAGTTGGCACGAGAAGCGCAAGGGCAAAGATGAAACCCGTGAAACAGTAG